The proteins below are encoded in one region of Nitrospira sp.:
- the argB gene encoding acetylglutamate kinase: MNRLIKKANVLIEALPYIRTFRGKTVVIKYGGNAMTEHSLKERFAEDIVLLKYVGINPVIIHGGGPQIDRMLDRLGIEAKFRHGVRITDAATMEIVEMVLAGKINMEITDLINRHGGKAVGLSGKDGGLIRSKPLTAKAWAESLEKDFDGQDGDFGLVGDIEFIDPSLLRNLQDDHYIPIIAPIGTDYEGNTYNINADLVAGAIAGALRAEKLLMLTDVKGIRDANSRHLSTVSRKDVQRMVKKGVIGEGMLPKVHACLDALEGGVSKAHIIDGRVPHAVLLEIFTHKGIGTEIVN; the protein is encoded by the coding sequence ATGAATAGGCTGATCAAGAAGGCCAATGTCCTTATCGAGGCACTGCCCTATATTCGGACGTTCAGGGGCAAAACCGTGGTCATCAAGTACGGCGGGAATGCCATGACGGAACACTCCCTCAAGGAGCGATTCGCCGAGGATATCGTTCTGCTCAAGTACGTCGGCATCAATCCTGTGATCATCCATGGAGGCGGTCCGCAGATCGACAGGATGCTCGATCGTTTGGGCATCGAGGCCAAGTTTCGACACGGCGTGCGGATCACCGATGCGGCCACGATGGAAATCGTGGAAATGGTCTTGGCCGGCAAGATCAACATGGAGATTACTGATCTGATCAATCGGCACGGAGGCAAAGCCGTAGGGCTCAGTGGCAAAGATGGCGGGCTGATTCGCAGCAAGCCCTTGACCGCCAAGGCCTGGGCGGAGAGTCTGGAGAAAGACTTCGACGGCCAGGACGGTGACTTTGGGCTGGTCGGCGATATCGAGTTTATCGATCCCAGTCTGCTGCGGAATCTTCAAGACGACCACTATATTCCCATCATCGCTCCCATCGGTACCGACTATGAGGGCAATACCTACAATATCAACGCGGACCTTGTCGCCGGGGCGATTGCCGGGGCGCTGCGAGCTGAAAAATTGCTGATGTTGACGGACGTGAAAGGCATCCGGGATGCGAACAGCCGACATCTGTCGACGGTGTCGAGGAAGGACGTCCAGCGGATGGTGAAGAAGGGCGTTATTGGTGAGGGCATGCTCCCGAAGGTTCACGCGTGTTTGGACGCGCTCGAAGGGGGGGTCAGCAAAGCGCACATCATCGACGGGCGCGTGCCGCACGCCGTGCTGTTGGAAATCTTCACGCACAAGGGTATCGGCACGGAAATTGTGAATTAG
- a CDS encoding peptidase M28, with translation MAPTSSVSTRLLKHLRHLAGERHPHRAPAALKYAEQYLTKAFREAGCHVKAHSFRALGGTYHNVLASTAPVSTGAAAAAPIIIGAHYDTYEESPGADDNASALAVLLETAQAMRGISASRPIIFVGFCLEEFNLLGSRAYAAALRKQGQPVHGTIVLECVGYADERDGTQQQPPIPVTVPPVGDFLGIVGNESAKELVTVLERAAAQGSLPLKTISMIVPGNGDAFPDTRRSDHAAFWDYGFPAVMLTDTANFRNPHYHRPTDTLNTLNLPFLERVTGAVVRAVQRLAQ, from the coding sequence GTGGCTCCCACCTCCTCCGTCTCCACTCGCTTGCTCAAGCACCTTCGCCACCTGGCGGGGGAGCGGCATCCTCATCGAGCTCCCGCCGCACTGAAGTATGCCGAGCAGTACCTCACGAAGGCGTTCCGTGAAGCGGGTTGCCATGTGAAGGCGCATTCGTTTCGAGCGCTGGGCGGCACCTATCACAACGTCCTCGCATCCACGGCGCCGGTATCGACGGGGGCAGCCGCTGCCGCGCCGATTATCATCGGGGCCCACTACGATACGTACGAAGAATCGCCCGGCGCGGACGACAACGCCAGCGCGCTGGCTGTGCTGCTCGAAACGGCGCAGGCTATGAGAGGGATCTCGGCATCCCGGCCGATTATCTTCGTGGGCTTCTGCCTCGAAGAGTTCAATTTGCTCGGCAGCCGCGCCTACGCAGCCGCATTACGCAAGCAGGGTCAGCCGGTGCACGGGACGATCGTTCTCGAATGCGTCGGGTACGCGGATGAGCGAGACGGCACACAACAGCAGCCACCGATCCCCGTCACAGTCCCACCCGTGGGCGACTTCCTCGGCATCGTCGGGAACGAATCGGCAAAGGAACTCGTCACGGTCCTTGAACGTGCGGCCGCTCAGGGCTCATTACCGCTCAAGACGATATCGATGATTGTACCGGGCAATGGGGACGCGTTTCCCGATACGAGGCGGAGCGACCATGCGGCATTCTGGGATTATGGATTTCCCGCCGTGATGTTGACCGATACGGCCAATTTTAGGAATCCGCACTACCACCGACCGACCGATACCCTGAACACGCTCAACCTGCCGTTTCTCGAACGGGTGACCGGCGCGGTCGTGCGAGCCGTCCAACGGTTGGCTCAGTAG
- the yrdA gene encoding gamma carbonic anhydrase family protein → MIRTFQGIKPTVPKSCFVEETAVIIGDVVMGEHCSAWFHAVIRGDVNHIRLGNRTNVQDLCMLHVTHETHPLIIGDDVTIGHHVVLHGCTVKDRVLIGMGAIVMDGAVIGEDTVVAAGALVTERTVVPPKSLVLGSPAKVKRPVSEQELAWIRESAENYVRYSRQYLSDPEKPLGFWV, encoded by the coding sequence ATGATCCGGACGTTTCAGGGCATCAAGCCGACCGTTCCCAAGTCCTGCTTTGTCGAAGAGACCGCCGTCATCATTGGCGACGTGGTGATGGGGGAACACTGCAGTGCCTGGTTCCATGCCGTGATCCGAGGCGACGTCAATCACATTCGGCTTGGCAATCGGACCAACGTGCAGGATCTCTGCATGTTGCACGTGACACACGAGACCCATCCGCTGATTATTGGAGATGATGTGACCATCGGCCACCACGTAGTCCTCCATGGTTGCACGGTGAAGGATCGCGTGCTCATCGGCATGGGAGCCATCGTCATGGATGGCGCGGTGATCGGAGAGGACACGGTGGTGGCAGCAGGCGCGCTCGTCACGGAGCGCACGGTCGTCCCCCCGAAGAGCCTGGTTCTCGGATCACCTGCCAAGGTGAAGCGTCCCGTGTCGGAGCAAGAACTGGCGTGGATCCGCGAATCGGCCGAGAACTACGTGCGCTATTCGCGCCAATATTTGAGCGATCCTGAGAAACCGCTTGGCTTCTGGGTCTGA
- the rimO gene encoding ribosomal protein S12 methylthiotransferase RimO yields the protein MSTPPRPSQKPIKIGFVNLGCTKNQVDSEIMLGALVASGFELTADPEDAHVVIVNTCGFIEEAKEESINTILEHAQLKKDGSCQVLIAAGCLAQRYQGELLKELPELDGVVGTGELGKIADITRSLLAPKAPAQRSWISPPPFLYDALAPRVRLGRPHSAYVKIAEGCNRNCAFCAIPIMRGKQRSRPIEAIVMEAGRLADEGVQELNLISQDTVNYGVDLGLRHGLVSLLRGLVKVKGLRWIRPFYLYPQQVSDELLDLYAGEETITKYIDMPLQHIHDGMLARMHRVGGRAALTRLVERIRLRIPEVAFRTAFIVGFPGETEDIYQELKQFVIEQEFDRVAVFGYSDEEDTAAVAFDGKVEATVTADRRNELLLIQESIAQAKGREKVGSRVNVLVDGPSDEHELVLEGRHEGQAPEIDGVVYLNETDALAGQMVQVTITEAVGYDLVGRASGEPSGRPSNGLLSIASMSRSRRYQ from the coding sequence ATGTCCACGCCTCCACGCCCCTCCCAAAAACCGATCAAGATCGGATTCGTCAATTTGGGCTGCACCAAGAACCAGGTGGATTCCGAGATCATGCTCGGTGCGCTGGTTGCCAGCGGGTTTGAACTGACGGCCGACCCTGAAGACGCGCACGTCGTCATCGTCAACACCTGCGGGTTCATCGAAGAGGCCAAAGAGGAGTCGATCAACACGATCTTGGAGCATGCACAACTCAAAAAGGACGGGTCATGCCAAGTGTTGATTGCCGCCGGATGTCTGGCGCAGCGATATCAGGGAGAGTTGTTGAAGGAACTGCCCGAACTCGACGGCGTGGTCGGAACCGGGGAGTTGGGGAAGATCGCCGATATTACGCGGTCGCTTCTGGCACCCAAAGCGCCGGCCCAACGAAGCTGGATCAGCCCGCCGCCGTTTCTCTATGATGCGCTGGCGCCACGTGTACGGCTGGGCCGTCCGCATTCCGCTTACGTGAAGATTGCCGAAGGGTGTAATCGCAACTGCGCGTTTTGCGCGATTCCCATCATGCGCGGGAAGCAACGGAGTCGTCCGATCGAGGCCATCGTGATGGAGGCCGGGCGTTTGGCGGACGAGGGCGTCCAGGAGCTGAATCTCATCTCTCAGGACACGGTCAACTACGGCGTCGACCTGGGTCTTCGTCACGGGTTGGTGTCGCTTCTGAGGGGTTTGGTCAAGGTGAAGGGCTTGCGGTGGATCCGACCGTTCTACCTCTATCCTCAGCAGGTCAGCGACGAGCTGTTGGATCTATATGCCGGGGAAGAGACGATCACGAAATACATCGACATGCCCCTCCAGCACATCCACGATGGAATGCTGGCTCGGATGCATCGCGTGGGCGGTCGAGCCGCTCTCACCCGTCTCGTGGAGCGTATCCGTCTGCGAATTCCGGAGGTGGCGTTTCGGACGGCCTTCATCGTCGGATTTCCCGGTGAAACAGAGGATATCTACCAGGAACTGAAACAATTCGTGATCGAGCAGGAATTCGATCGCGTGGCGGTGTTCGGCTATTCCGATGAGGAGGATACGGCCGCCGTCGCATTCGATGGCAAGGTGGAGGCCACCGTCACTGCGGACCGACGGAACGAGTTGCTGCTCATCCAGGAGTCGATTGCGCAGGCCAAAGGACGGGAAAAGGTCGGCAGCCGGGTGAATGTGTTGGTGGACGGACCCTCGGACGAGCACGAACTCGTCCTCGAGGGACGGCATGAGGGCCAGGCGCCGGAAATCGACGGCGTGGTCTATCTCAATGAGACTGATGCGCTCGCTGGACAGATGGTCCAGGTCACCATCACCGAAGCCGTGGGTTACGATCTGGTCGGGCGCGCCTCCGGCGAGCCGAGCGGACGGCCTTCCAACGGACTTCTCTCGATCGCTTCCATGTCACGTTCACGCAGGTACCAGTGA
- the purU gene encoding formyltetrahydrofolate deformylase, which translates to MSSPSASIVLLIHCKDRKGIVARVAGFIHEFGGNILDSDHHTDRETGEFVMRTVFSLEGFQLPPNDIGSAFAPIAKVFEMRYEIHFVPSRPKVALLVSKQDHCLADLLQRQHRGELLFEVPLIVSNHDACAVWAELYKIPFHVLPVTKETKPEQERQVLSLLAQHIIELVILARYMQILSGDFLKHVGCPVINIHHSFLPAFIGANPYRQAYERGVKLIGATAHYATEELDEGPIIEQDVTRVGHRDTIDDLVRKGRDLEELVLARAVRSHLERRVIVYGRRTVVFD; encoded by the coding sequence ATGTCTTCCCCATCCGCCTCGATTGTCCTGCTGATTCACTGCAAGGACCGTAAAGGGATCGTCGCCCGCGTGGCCGGTTTCATCCATGAGTTCGGGGGGAATATCCTCGACTCCGATCATCACACCGACCGGGAAACCGGCGAATTTGTGATGCGTACCGTCTTCTCACTGGAAGGATTTCAACTGCCGCCGAATGACATCGGATCGGCCTTCGCTCCGATCGCGAAGGTGTTCGAGATGCGATACGAGATCCATTTCGTCCCGTCTCGCCCCAAGGTCGCGCTCTTGGTCTCCAAGCAGGACCATTGTTTGGCCGACCTCCTACAACGGCAGCATCGCGGCGAGCTGTTGTTTGAGGTGCCACTCATCGTCTCCAATCATGACGCCTGCGCGGTGTGGGCCGAGCTGTACAAGATTCCATTTCATGTGTTGCCGGTGACGAAAGAGACCAAGCCGGAACAGGAGCGCCAAGTCCTGTCCTTGCTGGCACAACACATAATCGAATTGGTCATACTTGCCCGGTACATGCAGATTCTGAGCGGGGATTTTCTCAAGCACGTCGGGTGCCCGGTCATCAACATCCACCATTCGTTCCTGCCCGCCTTCATCGGTGCCAACCCGTATCGACAAGCCTATGAGCGGGGGGTCAAGCTCATCGGTGCCACGGCGCACTATGCGACCGAGGAGCTGGACGAAGGACCCATTATCGAGCAGGACGTCACGCGCGTGGGGCATCGGGACACGATTGACGATCTGGTTCGGAAGGGGCGCGACTTGGAGGAGCTGGTCCTGGCGCGAGCCGTTCGGTCCCATTTGGAGCGGCGCGTGATCGTCTACGGAAGGCGTACGGTTGTGTTTGATTAG